In a genomic window of Gigantopelta aegis isolate Gae_Host chromosome 9, Gae_host_genome, whole genome shotgun sequence:
- the LOC121381032 gene encoding uncharacterized protein LOC121381032 isoform X2, whose protein sequence is MSWMGQRLLVANYLSVKYCMFSPPFCGMTPIYNLFVCRLEFLDNCQSAGAQVEPESEFSMTLPPSSSYKDLHGGMTQNIPNVTVARLKEYLDQFSKNLDEKIKDLYKERFLRCLRVAHDEQMLFVSSTVWAEMRKSTSYKVDVSLNSDGVIQEAQCECGAGQGPAAHCKHVATVVFALTNFCQTGEILTELTCTQVLQTFHKSKVFKGSPLKSSQLQAIRSTSKEPAQLVYDPRPVHLRNRIESRSIFRNACLNLTTEPEISEITAQQADDVERLTRGQGQSKAWRETRLLHITSSNFGTICKATDRRNMESLANSLVTNRDLKTQAILHGRKYEQVAVEKFELKWGMKTEQCGLFICKTHPHLAASPDRMVDDSTLLEIKCPYTCRNKHISPLTVPYLKEHGGRLKLDANHDYYYQIQGQLLCTNRKVCLFVVYTFFLDIVLVRVERDDEFIRMMLKKLHTFYTVHFQTTLIKKFMYRNYYHYTFD, encoded by the exons atgtcatggatgggtcaaagattactggtggccaactatttgtcagtgaaatattgcatgttTTCCCCCCCTTTCTGTGGAATGACtcctatatataatttatttgtttgtagatTGGAGTTTTTAGACAACTGCCAATCTGCTGGGGCACAGGTAGAGCCAGAGTCTGAATTTAGCATGACACTACCACCAAGCAGCTCATACAAGGACCTTCATGGTGGGATGACCCAAAATATACCAAATGTCACTGTTGCCAGACTTAAAGAGTATCTGGACCAGTTCAGCAAAAATCTGGATGAAAAGATCAAAGATTTGTACAAGGAGAG GTTCTTGAGGTGTCTTCGAGTTGCACATGATGAGCAGATGCTGTTTGTGTCCTCGACAGTCTGGGCCGAGATGAGGAAGTCAACTTCCTACAAGGTGGATGTATCCCTCAACTCAGACGGAGTTATCCAAGAGGCTCAGTGCGAGTGTGGGGCGGGACAAGGACCTGCTGCTCACTGCAAGCATGTTGCTACTGTGGTGTTTGCCCTGACCAACTTCTGCCAGACCGGAGAAATATTGACAGAACTCACTTGCACTCAG gTGCTACAAACATTTCACAAATCAAAAGTATTCAAAGGAAGTCCCTTGAAGTCGTCTCAACTGCAGGCAATTAGAAGTACTAGCAAGGAACCAGCACAACTGGTGTATGACCCAAGGCCCGTACATCTACGGAACAGAATTGAAAGTAGGAGCATTTTTCGAAATGCTTGCCTCAACTTGACAACTGAGCCTGAG ATTAGCGAGATTACTGCACAACAGGCAGATGATGTGGAGAGGTTAACTAGGGGCCAGGGCCAGAGTAAAGCATGGAGAGAGACACGGCTGCTCCACATCACATCTTCAAATTTTGGCACCATCTGCAAAGCAACAGATAGGAGGAATATGGAGAGTTTGGCCAATTCATTGGTGACGAACAGAGACTTAAAAACACAGGCCATATTACATGGGCGGAAATATGAACAGGTGGCTGTTGAAAAGTTTGAATTGAAATGGGGCATGAAAACCGAACAGTGTGGattatttatatgtaaaacCCACCCGCACCTGGCTGCTTCTCCAGACAGAATGGTAGATGACAGCACCTTGCTTGAAATCAAATGTCCGTACACATGTAGGAATAAACATATTTCACCCCTCACTGTCCCCTATTTAAAAGAACATGGTGGTAGACTAAAATTGGATGCAAACCATGATTATTACTATCAGATTCAGGGACAGTTATTGTGTACCAACAGAAAAGTTTGCTTGTTTGTGGTATATACCTTTTTTTTGGATATTGTGTTGGTACGGGTGGAGAGAGATGACGAATTCATCAGAATGATGTTGAAGAAACTCCACACTTTTTACACTGTACATTTCCAAactacattaataaaaaaattcatgtaCAGAAACTATTACCATTATACATTTGATTAA
- the LOC121381032 gene encoding uncharacterized protein LOC121381032 isoform X1 → MSANKLSYLDMTISQLKDELRKRNARLSGRKRELITRLEFLDNCQSAGAQVEPESEFSMTLPPSSSYKDLHGGMTQNIPNVTVARLKEYLDQFSKNLDEKIKDLYKERFLRCLRVAHDEQMLFVSSTVWAEMRKSTSYKVDVSLNSDGVIQEAQCECGAGQGPAAHCKHVATVVFALTNFCQTGEILTELTCTQVLQTFHKSKVFKGSPLKSSQLQAIRSTSKEPAQLVYDPRPVHLRNRIESRSIFRNACLNLTTEPEISEITAQQADDVERLTRGQGQSKAWRETRLLHITSSNFGTICKATDRRNMESLANSLVTNRDLKTQAILHGRKYEQVAVEKFELKWGMKTEQCGLFICKTHPHLAASPDRMVDDSTLLEIKCPYTCRNKHISPLTVPYLKEHGGRLKLDANHDYYYQIQGQLLCTNRKVCLFVVYTFFLDIVLVRVERDDEFIRMMLKKLHTFYTVHFQTTLIKKFMYRNYYHYTFD, encoded by the exons ATGTCGGCTAACAAGTTAAGTTATTTGGATATGACAATTTCCCAACTGAAAGATGAATTGAGGAAGCGCAACGCTAGACTGTCTGGCAGAAAACGAGAGTTGATCACAAG atTGGAGTTTTTAGACAACTGCCAATCTGCTGGGGCACAGGTAGAGCCAGAGTCTGAATTTAGCATGACACTACCACCAAGCAGCTCATACAAGGACCTTCATGGTGGGATGACCCAAAATATACCAAATGTCACTGTTGCCAGACTTAAAGAGTATCTGGACCAGTTCAGCAAAAATCTGGATGAAAAGATCAAAGATTTGTACAAGGAGAG GTTCTTGAGGTGTCTTCGAGTTGCACATGATGAGCAGATGCTGTTTGTGTCCTCGACAGTCTGGGCCGAGATGAGGAAGTCAACTTCCTACAAGGTGGATGTATCCCTCAACTCAGACGGAGTTATCCAAGAGGCTCAGTGCGAGTGTGGGGCGGGACAAGGACCTGCTGCTCACTGCAAGCATGTTGCTACTGTGGTGTTTGCCCTGACCAACTTCTGCCAGACCGGAGAAATATTGACAGAACTCACTTGCACTCAG gTGCTACAAACATTTCACAAATCAAAAGTATTCAAAGGAAGTCCCTTGAAGTCGTCTCAACTGCAGGCAATTAGAAGTACTAGCAAGGAACCAGCACAACTGGTGTATGACCCAAGGCCCGTACATCTACGGAACAGAATTGAAAGTAGGAGCATTTTTCGAAATGCTTGCCTCAACTTGACAACTGAGCCTGAG ATTAGCGAGATTACTGCACAACAGGCAGATGATGTGGAGAGGTTAACTAGGGGCCAGGGCCAGAGTAAAGCATGGAGAGAGACACGGCTGCTCCACATCACATCTTCAAATTTTGGCACCATCTGCAAAGCAACAGATAGGAGGAATATGGAGAGTTTGGCCAATTCATTGGTGACGAACAGAGACTTAAAAACACAGGCCATATTACATGGGCGGAAATATGAACAGGTGGCTGTTGAAAAGTTTGAATTGAAATGGGGCATGAAAACCGAACAGTGTGGattatttatatgtaaaacCCACCCGCACCTGGCTGCTTCTCCAGACAGAATGGTAGATGACAGCACCTTGCTTGAAATCAAATGTCCGTACACATGTAGGAATAAACATATTTCACCCCTCACTGTCCCCTATTTAAAAGAACATGGTGGTAGACTAAAATTGGATGCAAACCATGATTATTACTATCAGATTCAGGGACAGTTATTGTGTACCAACAGAAAAGTTTGCTTGTTTGTGGTATATACCTTTTTTTTGGATATTGTGTTGGTACGGGTGGAGAGAGATGACGAATTCATCAGAATGATGTTGAAGAAACTCCACACTTTTTACACTGTACATTTCCAAactacattaataaaaaaattcatgtaCAGAAACTATTACCATTATACATTTGATTAA
- the LOC121381032 gene encoding uncharacterized protein LOC121381032 isoform X3, translating into MSANKLSYLDMTISQLKDELRKRNARLSGRKRELITRLEFLDNCQSAGAQVEPESEFSMTLPPSSSYKDLHGGMTQNIPNVTVARLKEYLDQFSKNLDEKIKDLYKERFLRCLRVAHDEQMLFVSSTVWAEMRKSTSYKVDVSLNSDGVIQEAQCECGAGQGPAAHCKHVATVVFALTNFCQTGEILTELTCTQVLQTFHKSKVFKGSPLKSSQLQAIRSTSKEPAQLVYDPRPVHLRNRIESRSIFRNACLNLTTEPETKPMPVLQLFEPANPHALAHDHDYLELCPEDQYLKDNMVCISA; encoded by the exons ATGTCGGCTAACAAGTTAAGTTATTTGGATATGACAATTTCCCAACTGAAAGATGAATTGAGGAAGCGCAACGCTAGACTGTCTGGCAGAAAACGAGAGTTGATCACAAG atTGGAGTTTTTAGACAACTGCCAATCTGCTGGGGCACAGGTAGAGCCAGAGTCTGAATTTAGCATGACACTACCACCAAGCAGCTCATACAAGGACCTTCATGGTGGGATGACCCAAAATATACCAAATGTCACTGTTGCCAGACTTAAAGAGTATCTGGACCAGTTCAGCAAAAATCTGGATGAAAAGATCAAAGATTTGTACAAGGAGAG GTTCTTGAGGTGTCTTCGAGTTGCACATGATGAGCAGATGCTGTTTGTGTCCTCGACAGTCTGGGCCGAGATGAGGAAGTCAACTTCCTACAAGGTGGATGTATCCCTCAACTCAGACGGAGTTATCCAAGAGGCTCAGTGCGAGTGTGGGGCGGGACAAGGACCTGCTGCTCACTGCAAGCATGTTGCTACTGTGGTGTTTGCCCTGACCAACTTCTGCCAGACCGGAGAAATATTGACAGAACTCACTTGCACTCAG gTGCTACAAACATTTCACAAATCAAAAGTATTCAAAGGAAGTCCCTTGAAGTCGTCTCAACTGCAGGCAATTAGAAGTACTAGCAAGGAACCAGCACAACTGGTGTATGACCCAAGGCCCGTACATCTACGGAACAGAATTGAAAGTAGGAGCATTTTTCGAAATGCTTGCCTCAACTTGACAACTGAGCCTGAG ACTAAACCGATGCCAGTCTTACAGCTGTTTGAACCTGCAAACCCGCATGCTTTGGCCCATGATCACGACTATTTGGAACTCTGCCCAGAGGACCAATACTTAAAAGATAACATGGTGTGTATTAGTGCGTAA